From Salinirubellus salinus, the proteins below share one genomic window:
- a CDS encoding class I SAM-dependent methyltransferase — protein MLDRALKIAREDGILQLLRSTERVVRARLLYELQKHEMTRQLYESAFAYTDYWESRYAAGRPSGPGSVGAHARFKADVVNELVAENDVESVLEFGCGDGSQLELAEYPEYIGLEVSESAVQQCAERFADDPRKSFFLYRPSSFVNRGPFDSDVVVSLEVLFHVVDRETWEKTLSDMFNAARRYVVVFSSNRDDPATDKMHIRHRRFTEHVEREFPEFELIEVVENPFEERHSDFYIYERTAPEE, from the coding sequence GTGCTCGACCGAGCTCTCAAGATCGCACGTGAGGACGGTATCCTTCAGCTGCTCCGCAGCACGGAACGCGTCGTTCGTGCGCGACTGCTCTACGAACTCCAGAAGCACGAGATGACTCGTCAGTTGTACGAGTCGGCGTTTGCCTACACCGATTACTGGGAAAGTCGGTATGCGGCGGGTCGCCCCTCCGGCCCCGGGTCTGTGGGTGCTCACGCCCGATTCAAGGCCGACGTTGTCAACGAACTCGTGGCCGAGAACGATGTCGAGTCCGTCCTGGAGTTCGGCTGTGGGGACGGTTCCCAACTCGAACTCGCCGAGTATCCGGAGTACATCGGGCTCGAGGTGTCCGAGTCCGCCGTCCAACAGTGCGCCGAGCGATTCGCCGACGACCCAAGGAAGAGTTTCTTCCTGTACCGGCCGAGCTCGTTCGTCAACCGGGGTCCGTTCGACTCGGACGTGGTCGTCTCCCTCGAGGTGCTCTTTCACGTAGTGGATCGCGAGACGTGGGAGAAGACGCTCTCGGACATGTTCAACGCGGCTCGCAGATACGTCGTTGTATTCTCGAGCAACCGTGACGACCCCGCGACCGACAAGATGCACATCCGACATCGGCGATTCACCGAGCACGTCGAACGGGAGTTCCCGGAGTTCGAACTGATCGAGGTCGTCGAGAACCCGTTCGAAGAGCGACACTCCGATTTCTACATATACGAACGGACCGCCCCAGAGGAGTGA
- a CDS encoding methyltransferase yields the protein MDETTLVDWVKQPPANPTVQYLRDAERRATRQCLAGLTGRDAHLLDVASEVNVTADVQAERITRLDFSRDASARAEEILGDSVDEYVVTDPTAPVLEFDSGRFDGGLSVGPYDWLFLDIETLTDELHRVCAGPVVLTVPTTRSPYYPMDGGRMRYYEPDEVLDLVSPDWWLHDRTLIYQFPHRVHRYLTRLPTDIQETAASLAARRTEQITDRGRWECASQVVLSVRPLPYRSYLSDALEALFRPTAENGFWDEGGRKIARGLGYRFDDDGSPIWRVDNELQWRYAPFALVGALRWRTSGLGTTTYDEKLRRELEYFRDRVEDGTIRAEMPSYGVGPLVASFSLAATAFDEEVYVRTARELFEHSQATYQFEHAEDSLLLFGWAHLYEQTGDDEVRGALADGLWTVNKRLNDDDLFEFDNHTTLRHQNQMYTLWGVCRAAGALGADGYLATAERVLDYTIRERLLESGAFVWEDLPVRVRLRHDIEKRLGRRPPHWDFLYSCHQTFFVNAVGEYYRAGGDRRYSDVVRRAMEWIYGANVLGENLHTKSDIGVPMRFLTVDGRMDVSDQMFKGAYEVGSYLMALTNLLDGPFDCAPDDSQKARAVADQRRTSASQ from the coding sequence ATGGACGAAACAACACTCGTCGATTGGGTGAAGCAGCCACCAGCCAACCCGACAGTACAGTACCTCCGGGACGCGGAGAGACGAGCGACCCGGCAGTGCCTCGCCGGACTGACCGGTCGAGACGCTCACCTACTCGACGTCGCCTCGGAGGTGAACGTCACTGCCGACGTTCAGGCGGAACGGATCACCCGACTCGACTTCTCCCGGGACGCGTCTGCTCGCGCGGAGGAGATTCTCGGGGACTCGGTCGACGAGTACGTGGTGACAGACCCGACGGCCCCCGTCCTCGAGTTCGACTCTGGGCGGTTCGACGGCGGTCTCTCTGTCGGTCCTTACGACTGGCTGTTCCTCGACATCGAGACGCTGACCGACGAACTTCACCGGGTCTGTGCCGGCCCGGTCGTCCTGACCGTCCCGACGACCCGCTCTCCGTACTACCCGATGGACGGCGGGCGGATGCGCTACTACGAACCCGACGAGGTACTCGATCTCGTCTCGCCGGACTGGTGGCTCCACGACCGGACGCTCATCTATCAGTTCCCTCACCGAGTGCACCGGTACCTCACCCGACTTCCCACGGACATTCAGGAGACTGCAGCGTCGCTCGCGGCGCGGCGCACCGAACAGATTACCGACCGAGGACGCTGGGAGTGCGCCTCGCAGGTCGTCCTGTCGGTTCGACCACTCCCGTACCGGTCGTATCTCTCAGACGCACTAGAGGCGCTTTTCCGGCCGACTGCGGAGAACGGGTTCTGGGACGAAGGGGGACGGAAAATCGCCAGGGGCCTCGGATACCGGTTCGACGACGACGGGTCGCCGATCTGGCGGGTCGATAACGAGTTGCAGTGGCGATACGCACCGTTCGCGCTCGTGGGTGCGCTGCGATGGCGGACGTCCGGGCTGGGAACCACGACGTACGACGAGAAGCTACGGAGAGAGCTGGAGTACTTCAGGGATCGGGTCGAGGACGGTACCATCCGTGCGGAGATGCCGAGTTACGGTGTCGGCCCACTCGTCGCCTCGTTCTCGCTCGCGGCCACCGCCTTCGACGAGGAGGTGTACGTCCGGACCGCCCGGGAACTGTTCGAGCACTCGCAGGCCACCTACCAGTTCGAGCACGCGGAGGATTCGCTTCTCCTCTTCGGCTGGGCACACCTGTACGAGCAGACCGGCGACGACGAGGTCAGAGGCGCACTGGCCGATGGGCTCTGGACGGTCAACAAGCGGCTGAACGACGACGACCTCTTCGAGTTCGACAACCACACGACGCTACGCCACCAGAACCAGATGTACACGCTGTGGGGAGTCTGCCGGGCGGCAGGGGCCCTCGGTGCGGATGGGTACCTCGCCACTGCCGAACGCGTCCTCGACTACACGATTCGTGAACGACTGCTCGAGAGCGGGGCGTTCGTCTGGGAGGACCTCCCGGTCCGGGTCAGACTCCGCCACGATATCGAGAAACGACTCGGTCGCCGACCGCCGCACTGGGACTTCCTCTACTCGTGTCATCAGACGTTCTTCGTCAACGCCGTCGGGGAGTACTATCGTGCGGGCGGCGACCGACGCTACTCCGACGTCGTCCGGCGGGCGATGGAGTGGATCTACGGGGCCAACGTCCTTGGAGAGAACCTACACACGAAATCGGATATCGGGGTTCCGATGCGGTTCCTCACCGTCGACGGACGGATGGACGTGTCCGACCAGATGTTCAAGGGCGCCTACGAGGTCGGCTCGTACCTGATGGCCCTGACGAACCTGCTCGACGGACCGTTCGACTGTGCGCCAGACGACTCACAGAAGGCGAGGGCGGTAGCCGACCAGCGGCGAACGTCGGCCTCTCAGTAA
- a CDS encoding glycosyltransferase family 4 protein — MGTGAREVPRSPPIPTAVVAAGGPHDRHLAGVVATQTRLWVKYLFLDISLVEVSMHVCMLLEGGYPPDIRVTKEATALVAAGHRVTVLCERDAAEPADESRDGIEIRRRRLREAPDGVAGIVRGAKFLASYVRRPCVSGIEDLHVTDPIDVLHVHDLPLGRSALEASERLDLPVVLDLHENWPEAVRQYRGTDTWRRYVETPSYLAGRIAMPIARWKRIERDCVQRADRVITVAEEAKRHYVEDCGADPSDVVVVSNVVDLERFDRDVEPATVDGEFVLSYVGTLGGRHRGIETVLRAMPSLLETIPEAHFLVVGAGAAYEDECRALVSELGLEEQVAFTGWVDFEQIPGYVAASDVCLVTHRSTGHTETTVPHKLSQYMAMGKPVIVTDVGPLERIISESNAGLVVPDGDSDALAREAIELHQRPNFAAELGSNGRQAVEERYNWERGSASLTAMYDELARAECDSTGYRDAEHYRSPEASM; from the coding sequence GTGGGAACCGGAGCACGTGAAGTACCCCGGTCCCCACCGATACCGACAGCGGTCGTCGCCGCTGGCGGTCCCCACGACCGTCACCTCGCGGGAGTCGTAGCGACCCAAACGCGACTATGGGTAAAGTATTTATTCCTCGACATCTCGCTGGTAGAGGTGTCGATGCACGTCTGTATGCTCTTGGAGGGGGGCTACCCACCCGACATCCGGGTGACCAAGGAGGCGACCGCTCTCGTGGCCGCCGGTCACAGGGTCACCGTCCTCTGCGAACGGGACGCGGCGGAGCCGGCGGACGAGTCACGCGACGGCATCGAGATTCGCCGTCGTCGGCTCCGGGAGGCACCAGACGGTGTCGCTGGTATCGTTCGCGGAGCCAAATTCCTCGCGTCCTACGTGAGACGGCCCTGTGTCTCGGGGATTGAGGACCTTCACGTGACAGACCCTATCGACGTCCTCCACGTCCACGACCTCCCGCTTGGCCGGTCGGCACTCGAGGCGAGCGAGCGACTCGACCTCCCCGTCGTTCTCGACCTCCACGAGAACTGGCCGGAAGCGGTCAGACAGTACCGCGGTACGGATACGTGGCGCAGATACGTGGAGACACCGAGCTACCTCGCGGGACGGATTGCCATGCCGATCGCTCGCTGGAAGCGGATCGAACGAGACTGCGTGCAGCGTGCGGACCGAGTGATCACGGTCGCAGAGGAGGCGAAGCGACACTACGTCGAGGACTGCGGTGCAGACCCCAGTGACGTCGTCGTCGTCTCGAACGTCGTGGACCTCGAACGGTTCGACCGAGATGTCGAACCGGCCACCGTCGATGGTGAGTTCGTCCTCTCGTACGTGGGCACGCTCGGTGGACGGCACCGCGGTATCGAGACGGTGCTTCGAGCGATGCCGTCTCTCCTCGAGACGATTCCTGAGGCACACTTCCTCGTCGTCGGTGCCGGTGCGGCGTACGAAGACGAGTGCCGTGCGCTCGTGAGTGAACTCGGTCTTGAAGAACAGGTGGCCTTCACGGGTTGGGTCGACTTCGAGCAGATACCGGGCTACGTCGCCGCGAGCGACGTGTGCTTGGTTACCCACCGCTCGACGGGTCACACCGAGACGACAGTTCCGCACAAGCTCTCGCAGTACATGGCGATGGGCAAGCCAGTAATCGTCACGGACGTCGGCCCGCTCGAGCGGATTATCTCCGAGTCGAATGCAGGGTTGGTCGTTCCAGACGGTGACTCAGATGCTCTGGCCCGGGAGGCGATCGAGCTCCACCAGCGCCCCAATTTTGCGGCAGAACTTGGCTCGAACGGTCGACAGGCCGTCGAGGAGAGGTACAACTGGGAACGTGGCTCTGCATCCCTGACGGCGATGTACGACGAGTTGGCCCGCGCCGAGTGCGACTCGACTGGATACAGGGACGCGGAACACTACCGCTCTCCGGAAGCTTCGATGTAG
- a CDS encoding lipopolysaccharide biosynthesis protein → MISRLLQKLRDLVRRITPSGNIYSRTVHSGLWETFQNVGGRLLQLLVLLVLARLLSPRDFGLMGIVLLVVAGLDRFSRLGVNQALIHRHEDDVDHYLDTAWVLQLVRGALIATLLFLGAPLVAGIFGESRVVPLLHLIAVSPLLLAVRNPGVVYFEKRLDFHLKFLFRMGGSIVEAVVAIGYALVSPDVLALVYGYLAADATRLLLSYWLQGYRPSVSFDLEKAGQLLGYGKWITANNVVNFFLEEGDDAAVGVFLSAQALGFYKIAYRVGTAPATEVTRTISNVVFSMYSKLQDDRDRLRNAFLQTLRLVGVLSFPMVIGIVAVAPVFVDVVLGDDWTPAITTMQILTVYGGVTALTVLFEQVWKAVGRPELVSKVSILQLALLAAAIYPAAVQFGIEGVAAVVAGVTVVTIPVRLYITASLLQLSYFEVARELVYPIVASLLMGALVLTVRQEFQPALRGLELVALIVLGGIAYLVLVTLLDSLFDWGITRNVRTLISTVRG, encoded by the coding sequence GTGATCTCGCGCCTGCTCCAGAAGCTGAGGGATCTCGTTCGGCGCATCACACCGAGTGGGAACATCTACAGCCGCACGGTCCACTCCGGGCTCTGGGAGACGTTCCAGAACGTCGGCGGTCGCCTCCTCCAGTTGCTGGTGCTCCTCGTCCTCGCGCGGTTACTGTCGCCGCGGGACTTCGGGCTCATGGGAATCGTCCTGTTGGTGGTCGCGGGACTGGACCGGTTCTCGCGGCTCGGGGTCAACCAGGCGCTCATCCACCGCCACGAGGACGACGTCGATCACTACCTGGACACCGCGTGGGTCCTTCAGCTCGTTCGAGGAGCGCTCATCGCGACTCTCTTGTTCCTTGGGGCACCGCTGGTTGCGGGCATCTTCGGGGAGAGTCGTGTCGTCCCCCTGCTCCATCTGATCGCCGTTTCACCGCTCCTGCTGGCGGTGAGGAACCCAGGAGTCGTCTACTTCGAAAAACGTCTCGACTTCCACCTGAAGTTTCTCTTCCGGATGGGAGGGAGCATCGTCGAGGCGGTCGTCGCGATCGGATATGCACTCGTCTCGCCGGACGTTCTGGCGCTGGTGTACGGGTATCTGGCGGCCGATGCGACGCGGCTTCTCCTCTCGTACTGGCTGCAGGGATATCGCCCGAGTGTCTCCTTCGACCTCGAGAAAGCCGGCCAGCTGCTGGGGTACGGAAAGTGGATAACCGCGAACAACGTGGTCAACTTCTTCCTCGAGGAAGGTGACGACGCGGCTGTCGGTGTGTTCCTCTCGGCGCAGGCGCTCGGGTTCTACAAGATCGCCTACCGGGTCGGAACCGCTCCCGCGACAGAGGTCACTCGGACCATCTCCAACGTCGTATTCTCGATGTATTCGAAGCTCCAGGACGACCGCGACCGGTTACGTAATGCGTTTCTACAGACACTCAGGCTGGTCGGTGTCCTGTCCTTCCCGATGGTGATTGGAATCGTCGCCGTCGCACCAGTGTTCGTCGATGTGGTCCTCGGCGACGACTGGACGCCGGCAATCACAACCATGCAGATTCTCACCGTATACGGTGGGGTGACGGCCTTAACCGTCCTGTTCGAACAGGTCTGGAAGGCCGTCGGACGCCCCGAACTCGTGAGCAAGGTGAGCATCCTCCAACTCGCGCTCCTCGCTGCCGCCATCTATCCTGCTGCGGTACAGTTCGGCATCGAAGGCGTCGCTGCGGTCGTCGCAGGAGTCACCGTCGTCACCATCCCGGTCCGCCTGTACATCACGGCTTCGTTGCTCCAGCTCAGCTATTTCGAGGTCGCTCGGGAGCTGGTCTACCCGATCGTCGCCAGTCTGTTGATGGGAGCGCTCGTCCTCACGGTACGCCAGGAGTTCCAACCGGCTCTTCGCGGCCTCGAGCTCGTCGCACTCATCGTCCTGGGAGGCATTGCGTACCTCGTTCTGGTGACGTTGCTCGACAGCCTGTTCGACTGGGGGATCACCCGCAACGTCCGCACCTTGATCAGCACCGTCCGCGGTTAG
- a CDS encoding LTA synthase family protein: MLASDPVNAPRNFYDIGLSALGRRISYGRNIYDEEWDVLIILDACRYDLFEEFAPRHDVYERFESVVPIYSCASATPEWLVKTFDRGPDELVSGTFYISSTGFVTEIDATRLYGIEEVWSYAVDPEYGVTRPGAVTNAAIKSYRETDADRYVIHYVQPHAPFLHCPGKYDSVGNGGEGGTQNVWRGLQEGRYERDEIWQDYGQNLLGVLDEVETVIRNVEGTVVVTSDHGNAMGEWFVYGHPKHNPVPAVKRVPWVLAEGAGRDDFEVREPEHVATGLGEQDLGEHLRALGYRS; the protein is encoded by the coding sequence GTGCTGGCCTCCGATCCGGTCAACGCCCCCCGGAACTTCTACGACATCGGGCTGTCAGCACTCGGTCGTCGAATCAGCTACGGCCGTAACATCTACGACGAGGAGTGGGACGTACTCATCATACTGGACGCCTGTCGCTACGACCTATTCGAGGAATTCGCGCCACGACACGACGTGTACGAGCGGTTCGAGTCGGTGGTCCCCATCTACTCGTGTGCCAGTGCGACACCAGAGTGGCTCGTGAAGACGTTCGACCGGGGTCCGGACGAGCTCGTCTCGGGAACGTTCTACATATCCTCCACGGGATTCGTCACGGAGATCGACGCCACTCGGCTGTACGGAATCGAGGAGGTGTGGAGCTACGCGGTCGATCCGGAGTACGGTGTCACCCGTCCCGGCGCGGTGACGAACGCGGCCATCAAGTCGTACAGAGAGACTGACGCCGACCGATACGTGATTCATTACGTACAGCCACACGCCCCCTTCCTGCACTGCCCCGGCAAGTACGACTCGGTCGGGAACGGTGGGGAGGGAGGAACACAGAACGTGTGGCGTGGCCTCCAAGAAGGCCGGTACGAACGCGACGAGATCTGGCAGGACTACGGCCAGAACCTCTTGGGAGTGCTCGACGAGGTCGAGACCGTCATCCGGAACGTCGAGGGAACCGTGGTCGTGACCTCCGACCACGGCAACGCGATGGGTGAGTGGTTCGTCTACGGCCACCCGAAACACAATCCGGTCCCAGCGGTCAAGCGGGTCCCGTGGGTTCTGGCCGAGGGGGCCGGACGAGACGATTTCGAGGTTCGCGAACCGGAGCACGTCGCCACGGGGCTGGGCGAACAGGACCTCGGGGAGCATCTGAGGGCCCTCGGATACCGGTCGTGA
- a CDS encoding glycosyltransferase family 2 protein, producing the protein MSDGGTESSPSVSVVLPTYNRPARLVEAAESVASQTYDDVELLVVDDHSDRPASDVLPADSLGGSVTVRHLRHEENRGANAARNTGIEAANGEFVAFLDDDDRWDPEKLERQVDRFRTAPPDVGLVYTGTRYVGPDGEELLVEPATEHDDATRAILVGKPIGEFSTVLVRRSVVEAAGLPDERFPSWQDREWYLRVSEHCSFAAVPDALMYRGMGYDDQIHQNFEAKRDVSYPLFLEKHRPLAAEYGPLVERRFVATLSRSLGMSAVSTGNYADARRYLLRAIRYWPGETRAYPYLLASLGGEYTYRAGKRVAGLARAARETLGV; encoded by the coding sequence ATGAGCGATGGGGGGACGGAGAGTAGCCCGTCGGTCAGCGTCGTCCTACCGACGTACAACCGCCCTGCACGGCTCGTCGAGGCCGCAGAGAGCGTCGCCTCGCAAACCTACGACGATGTCGAACTGCTCGTCGTGGACGACCACTCCGACCGACCAGCCAGTGACGTCCTCCCCGCTGACTCGCTCGGGGGGTCAGTCACGGTCCGCCACCTCCGTCACGAAGAGAACCGCGGCGCGAACGCCGCACGGAACACCGGGATCGAGGCCGCGAACGGCGAGTTCGTCGCGTTTCTCGACGACGACGACCGGTGGGACCCGGAGAAGCTCGAGCGACAGGTCGACCGTTTCCGGACGGCCCCCCCGGACGTCGGCCTCGTCTACACCGGGACCCGATACGTCGGTCCCGATGGGGAGGAGCTGCTGGTGGAACCCGCGACTGAACACGACGACGCGACCCGTGCCATCCTCGTGGGCAAGCCCATCGGGGAGTTCTCGACCGTCCTCGTCAGGCGATCCGTGGTGGAGGCCGCGGGACTCCCGGACGAGCGGTTCCCGTCCTGGCAGGACCGCGAGTGGTACCTCCGTGTCTCTGAGCACTGCTCGTTCGCCGCGGTACCCGATGCGCTGATGTACCGGGGGATGGGATACGACGATCAGATCCACCAGAACTTCGAGGCCAAACGGGACGTGTCGTACCCGTTGTTCCTCGAGAAACACCGTCCGCTGGCGGCCGAGTACGGCCCCCTCGTGGAGCGACGCTTCGTCGCCACGCTCTCTCGGTCGCTCGGGATGTCGGCTGTCTCGACGGGTAACTACGCCGACGCACGGCGCTACCTCCTCCGGGCGATTCGCTACTGGCCGGGGGAGACCAGAGCGTATCCGTACCTCCTCGCCTCGCTCGGCGGGGAGTACACGTACCGGGCTGGAAAGCGAGTGGCGGGTCTGGCCCGGGCGGCCCGGGAGACGCTCGGCGTCTGA
- a CDS encoding NAD-dependent epimerase/dehydratase family protein, giving the protein MGTHLVTGGSGFVGSHIAEHLLERGAEVRVFDRVEPDISGTDLAEAVTFVEGDVREPRRIAEAMEGVDYVHHTVALVPLTKAGTEFWEVNVDGTENVMEAALEHGVEGVSHISSSAVYSLDEMPVTEETRLDPIGAYGRSKLAGDKVALDYAERGLPVNVLRPRTVLDERRAGIYEILFDWMDRDSLVFMLGDGTNQFQLVSARDLASASHRAAVTDVRGEVFNVGNLEYNTLGEDLDHVIEYADSDSSVVYVPAAPASFGLGILDRLELSPLAPWHYKSVFRDYYFDVSKTRDVLGWEPEDSNFEMFERAYDWHATQDIEATAETGSVHRTAPRQRLLGLVRRLRL; this is encoded by the coding sequence ATGGGAACCCATCTCGTGACAGGCGGCTCCGGGTTCGTCGGCAGTCACATCGCAGAACACCTCCTCGAGCGAGGAGCGGAGGTCCGGGTGTTCGACCGCGTCGAACCCGACATCTCCGGGACTGACCTTGCCGAGGCCGTCACGTTCGTCGAAGGTGACGTGCGCGAGCCACGCCGCATCGCCGAGGCGATGGAGGGGGTCGACTACGTCCACCACACGGTCGCGCTCGTACCGCTGACGAAGGCAGGCACGGAGTTCTGGGAGGTGAACGTCGACGGGACCGAGAACGTCATGGAGGCCGCGCTAGAGCACGGCGTCGAGGGAGTCTCACACATCTCCTCTAGCGCGGTCTACAGCCTCGACGAGATGCCGGTCACCGAGGAGACACGACTCGACCCCATCGGCGCGTACGGCCGGTCGAAGCTCGCCGGGGACAAGGTGGCGCTCGACTACGCCGAACGGGGTCTTCCGGTCAACGTCTTGCGGCCGCGAACCGTCCTCGACGAGCGCCGGGCGGGCATCTACGAGATCCTCTTCGACTGGATGGACCGCGACAGCCTCGTGTTCATGCTCGGTGACGGAACAAACCAGTTCCAGCTCGTGAGCGCACGCGACCTCGCGTCGGCGTCACACCGGGCGGCCGTCACGGACGTTCGAGGGGAGGTGTTCAACGTCGGGAACCTCGAGTACAACACGCTGGGTGAGGACCTAGACCACGTCATCGAGTACGCCGACTCGGACTCTTCGGTGGTCTACGTCCCCGCGGCCCCGGCGAGTTTCGGGCTCGGTATCCTCGACCGACTCGAACTGTCGCCGCTGGCACCCTGGCACTACAAGAGCGTCTTTCGCGACTACTACTTCGACGTCTCGAAGACGAGAGACGTCCTCGGCTGGGAGCCAGAGGACAGCAACTTCGAGATGTTCGAGCGGGCCTACGACTGGCACGCGACCCAGGACATCGAGGCGACGGCCGAGACGGGGAGCGTCCACCGCACCGCACCACGCCAACGACTGCTGGGCCTCGTCCGTAGGCTCCGGCTCTAG
- a CDS encoding lysylphosphatidylglycerol synthase transmembrane domain-containing protein, with translation MRWSIPSNVWYAVALVMVVSLALTVYADVGEVVRVLGRYQWWLLPLAMGLTLTNQALRFVKWEYLLRELDIDVPLLGSLGVFTSALVMILTPGKLGDFWKSWLLRDDHGVPISRSSPVVAVERLTDLVGVICLALLGVYTFGRSVVLTVGLLGTLFVGVALLRHRPTCERLFDLLGRIPRVGDHVGSVRRTYENSYELLRADVLTVTIGLSVVSWFCECLGLWLILSGFGVDPGILASAFVFALSSILGALSLLPGGIGATEGSMTLLLVELDVSRSVAVGATLLTRAVTLWFSAGLALAALPSYYVYRRQMPGGSD, from the coding sequence ATGAGGTGGTCGATCCCCTCGAACGTCTGGTACGCGGTCGCGCTGGTCATGGTAGTTTCGCTGGCGCTCACGGTGTACGCCGATGTCGGTGAGGTCGTACGGGTGCTCGGTCGGTACCAGTGGTGGTTGCTTCCACTGGCCATGGGCCTCACGCTGACGAACCAGGCACTCCGGTTCGTGAAGTGGGAGTACCTGCTCCGCGAACTCGACATCGACGTCCCGCTCCTCGGCAGTCTCGGCGTCTTCACGAGTGCCCTCGTGATGATACTCACACCCGGGAAGCTCGGCGACTTCTGGAAGTCGTGGTTACTCCGGGACGACCACGGCGTGCCGATCAGCCGGTCGAGTCCAGTCGTCGCGGTGGAGCGACTGACCGACCTCGTCGGGGTGATTTGTCTCGCACTGTTGGGCGTGTACACGTTCGGGCGATCGGTGGTTCTCACGGTCGGGTTGCTCGGGACGCTCTTCGTCGGCGTCGCACTGCTCCGTCACCGGCCGACATGTGAACGCCTCTTCGACCTGCTGGGTCGGATCCCCAGGGTAGGAGACCACGTCGGGAGCGTTCGGCGGACGTACGAGAACTCGTACGAACTGCTACGTGCGGACGTGCTCACCGTGACCATCGGATTGAGCGTGGTATCGTGGTTCTGTGAGTGCTTGGGACTGTGGCTCATCCTGTCGGGGTTCGGCGTCGACCCGGGCATCCTCGCGTCGGCCTTCGTCTTCGCGCTGTCCAGTATCCTCGGCGCACTGAGTCTCCTGCCAGGGGGGATTGGTGCGACAGAGGGCTCGATGACGCTGCTACTCGTCGAACTCGACGTGTCCCGGAGTGTGGCCGTAGGTGCGACACTCCTCACGCGGGCGGTGACCCTGTGGTTCTCTGCGGGGCTGGCGCTGGCGGCCCTCCCGAGCTACTACGTCTACCGGCGACAGATGCCGGGCGGGAGTGACTGA
- a CDS encoding PHP domain-containing protein, which produces MVALIRLDLQTHTRYSPSCGWMPVETLVAMARRRGLDGVAVTDHNTVAGVHEALGLADDGMLIVPAEEVDTPAGQIIGLFVEEEIRPWQPPEAVIDAIHDQGGLAFAPHPFDRLRQGLENPAAYADALDAFEVFNARCVRPSYNDRARSFAREWGLPGVGGSDAHFAREVGNAYTVVDVDIDDVPVAERLPRVKTAIRDGRVRAVGTRGSLVNHAGTKVVKLARSLR; this is translated from the coding sequence GTGGTCGCTCTGATCCGACTGGACCTGCAGACGCACACCCGCTACTCCCCCTCGTGCGGGTGGATGCCCGTCGAGACGCTCGTCGCGATGGCACGCCGTCGTGGCCTCGACGGCGTTGCCGTGACCGACCACAACACCGTCGCAGGTGTGCACGAGGCGCTCGGCCTCGCCGACGACGGTATGCTGATCGTCCCGGCGGAGGAGGTCGACACCCCCGCAGGGCAGATCATCGGACTCTTCGTCGAGGAGGAGATACGGCCGTGGCAACCACCCGAAGCGGTCATCGACGCGATACACGACCAAGGAGGACTCGCGTTCGCGCCCCACCCGTTCGACCGACTGCGACAGGGACTCGAGAACCCGGCGGCGTACGCCGACGCGCTCGACGCGTTCGAGGTCTTCAACGCCCGGTGTGTCCGTCCGAGCTACAACGACCGCGCACGCTCGTTCGCTCGGGAGTGGGGCCTCCCTGGCGTCGGGGGGAGCGACGCGCACTTCGCCCGCGAAGTTGGAAACGCGTACACGGTGGTCGACGTCGACATCGACGACGTACCCGTCGCAGAGCGCCTCCCCCGTGTGAAGACGGCGATACGTGATGGACGGGTCCGAGCGGTCGGCACGAGGGGGTCGCTCGTGAACCACGCGGGAACGAAAGTAGTCAAACTCGCGAGATCGCTCCGATGA